Genomic DNA from Lactuca sativa cultivar Salinas chromosome 8, Lsat_Salinas_v11, whole genome shotgun sequence:
TGGGTATGAGAGCTTGGTGATAGCTGCCGGAGCGGTTTTCAAGAACTTTGACCCGATCCAACAGCGACAGCTTGTTGTGAAGGCTCTTCAGAGTGCTATTCCTCGGCCTATCTCCTTCCTGGCAAGTTGTTGTCTTTATGCAATGTTCCATTCCAATAGTTAATTtatcttagttttttttttttttttttttttaaatatttgtcTGTTTCATACTATAATAATCCATTGTTTGTATatgctttaaaataaatacaCAACATGTGATTTGGCATGTATATTTAGTTGGAATGCCTTATTATTAACCAAATTTCTTTGTAACACTTTAAACACTACTTCCAAATAGTAATTATTTTGTCATCTATATACTATAGAAACAATTATAATTAAAGTTTAAATGCTCCATGTTGATCATAACGTGACAAAAAAACGAAAAAGTGAACCTTAATTTAaacatctaaaaataattttgaatATTAATGAATTATAAACAGAAATTACAAGAGTATGGCataagtttttaaataaaaaaaatgtaaccaATATTATTTACGTATATGTATATACATGTATGTATATAACTCTTGTTATTGAATTGAGCAGATCAAAACAATGTTGCCACCTTCAAAGTTCTCAAGGGAGTATTTCGCCACCTTCACAACCATCTTCTTCCCTTGGCTTGTTGGTCCATGTGAGGTCAGTCTCAAGTCTCGACATTCTTCTTTGCTTCTTAATAATCTACTTTATACACATTTTCATATTTAATCTGAATTAATTTTACTAATTTGTGTTTTCTAACGTAAGGTAATAGAATCTGAGTTTGAAGGGAGAATCGAGAGAAATGTCGTTCATGTAAAGAAATGCAGGTACTACTTAATTTCGTAGTACAGCCATGTTATATATTTTTTAGTACCAATTACATATGCATAAAATGGTAActtttttattaataatattagaaATAATAAATGTACATGTAAGTTTGTTTATGAATAAGCCAGTGATTGATTAATTAAGCATTGTTTTTAATTCAGGTTTCTTGAATCGACTAATTGCGCAGGAATGTGCACCAATCTCTGCAAGATACCATCACAAGAGTTCATTAAGAGTTCCTTCGGCGTCCCATTCAACATGGTTCCGAGTAAGTACATGAgtcacacatatatatacattcatataattgtttaatttattatAGCCAATTTAATTAAGTGAAATATTGAAGCAATTAGTTAATTAAGTAATACGATTGCAGATTATGAGGATATGAGTTGCGATATGATATTTGGGCAGAATCCTCCTACGCTACAAGATGATCCAGCATTTAAGCAACCTTGCTACAAATTATGTAAATACCTCCAACATCCTTTTAAATCACAACTTCACTTGCTAAAATCGATAGGTCGGGTGAAATGGGTAAtgacttaaaataataatttttaataGAATTTAAAATAGATAAAAGTTTTAGACTTTTAGTTGATtttaaaaagtagtttataacCTATTTTTTAATTTGTCGacagtataattttttttaataaactaacttataagttacatataattttttttaataaactagcTTATAAGTTACATATGACTTGTTAAATATAGTCATCACAACGCGTCAGGGTGAGTTGGGAAGGCCGGCAacacttttttatttttctttaatgtATTTTATAGCAACAAAAGTTATATTATGTTATAAAACAATTTACAAAattataaacatttaaatatattttGGACGACAATACAAGACTCAGTTTAACTTGGTTATCCAAAATAACCTTATGAATTTTCAAGACAATATATGACTCAAATTTACTTTGTCTTTTTAAGTAATAAGCCGAAATCTCAACATGCAACATTAAGCCCGAACCAAAATTTAAATCGGTGATTTGTCGATTTAGATATATTTGAGAAAAACTAATTGGTAGCTTAATTTGTATATAAATATCGGTCAAAGTAGTTGTTAGCTTTTAAAGTTTATATAAAACACAAAACTAATGTTACAAAAGGATAAAAGCTCCAAAATAGCTTTTGGATTATaagttgttttatttaaaataaaagctAAAAGTTTGTATTGACGTATAAAGTTTTTTCTTTAATTCACATTTTTAAATAAAAGCTAAAAGctcaaagttttaaaaaaattcaaaagctCGTTGCCAGAACAGCCTCTGATATTGACATGGattcatttttcaaaatttatttataATTCATTAAGATGTCTCGACTCTAAAATATGAGATTTTTTTAAACTAGACGGCAATGTAATTTTATATAAGCCATCGAGCTGTCAAAAAAAAGGCAATGGATATTTTGGTCGAAATACTCAACGTTTCAAATTTACGTGATTTTTCAAATACGACCtcttttacttgttagtaatgTTGGTTGAAACTAATAACTTTTGTTATTGCTGATAATTATCTCTCTCTCTTCTTATGGAAatgcattttttttttactttttttttattaaattttatgtaATTCTCCCTTTTTATATGCATTTCATGTAGGTAATGTGAAACATAAACATGATACAAGCTGCGTAGCCAAGCCTTTGGAATACATAGATCAATATAGAGATTAAAAACTCAAAAAGCATGTCATTTTAATTCGGTTTTAATCAAAATTGTTTCATAATGTTATTTCGATTTTGATTTGATTCAATAAATATAAGATacctaattataaaaatatatatcgaTGCGCATGTGTTTTTATTAGTAACAAAATTATATTGTTGTTTGGATCTTTTGGTATTAGTTGTCATATTTTAACTTAAAGGTTAACGACAAACTATTTAAATTGCTTAAGAAACCTTCTCAATTGAAAAAAAATGGTTATCAAGTTATCgatatttttgttaaaaaaaattatcggTGTTAATTTCATAGATAAGTAACAAAgtaattaaattattcaaaaacactttcACCCACTTTAAACCTCATTTATCATTACTATCGTTCACCACTCTTTACTAGTGGCTAaccataaacttttgtaaatggtagCACAAAAAAATTCGGGATAAATGATAATGATAAAAagataaattattttaaaaagtttagaAATTCATTAGAATTAACTAACTACCGCAAAAGTCTTACATTTTAAAGTTGATTTCTAATCATAAATTTTTATGGATGAAAAATGATGACATTTTCATTTAAAAGGTCATTTAATCAAATATGTGCTCCTTATTTTATCCTTTTGATTGGGATGATAGAATGTAATTTTTGATTTATAGCGGGATGAAAGGAAGATTATTAAGATAAAAAATTGGTGGAATAAGTTGTGATTGTAGTTGTGGTTGTGCTTGAGATCTTTTTCCTCCACCACTTGCATCACTACTACCAACATCTCATATTCATTCAAAAAAATTCCATTTAAATTCTacaaacacaaatcaaaattaaaaattcACAATTAAAGATTTAAACATAATATCACAACAACATAACAAGTTAACAACTAAGTAATTGGCTACTTAACTTTTCAATTTGAATAAGTAAATTAAACTAAAACATAAAGcattaaagataaaaaaaaaaataaataatacctaTTTTATGATGTGCCGGTAGGTAAACAAGTGACCAAGTGGTGAAGAAGCCAAATTACCAACAAAAAGTTGTCACAATGTCATAAGTTGTCACGAGGGGTAGGCACTGAAACGAATTAGATGATATTAATACATGAAACCAagcatttcttttcttttaatgagCTTAGTCACCAATTAAATGGGCTCATTGAATTGAATCTAAAACTCATATTACAAATATATTGTAATTGCATTTATATATAAGACAAATTAACATTTCTACAGATTAATTGAGGGGTACCACGTGCTACCCCTATCAACTATGTAAATCCGTCAGTGCTCTTCACCACTAACACCACCCATCATCGCTCACCATCACCGACATCAAAAACTATTGTAGATTAAAAATTATCAAATTACCAACTTCGATAGACATGGTACTTCGCTTCTTCACCTACTTCAATGAACATGATTCAAAATCAAACTTACAACAAAAATCATTGCTTTTGGAATGTTTAAGAACtacaaaaatttcaaataaaaatCATTGATACCATAAACCAAAAAATGAGATCAAATCATTGAGTAACTAGcaaatttgatttaaatttaaaatcaaacTTACAACAAAAATCATTGCTTTTGGAATGTTAAAGAACTAcaaaattttgaataaaaatcaTTGATACCATAAACCAAAAAATGAGATCAAATCATTGAGTAACTAATGAATTTGATTTATGGCATTACATTATGACCAACACCAGTTTCACTCTAACTCTATACTTTGTGAGTGCAACAACTTTTTACAAGGGATATACTCAAAGTGTATAATGGTACATGCCCTGGTTACTGACATATTATGGTACATGCCCTGGTTACTCATGAGATCATTCCCGTTGAGTTTGTTAAATGTTCAATCACAACAAAACTTGGTTGATCACTTAACGAAAGAGTTAGCTAGGGACTCGATAAGCAACTTAGCTATTATGATGGATTTAAGGCCCATTTGATATTTTAAGAGTGAGATACCGAATTCTCTTTTAATATTATGTTAGTAGTTGAACTCGTTCATTTTTTCCTATTCGGACCCGTCGTATTTCCTTTGACTACTCCTGAGATATAGTGTGGATATCTTACTTTTGAAGATTGAAGCCGGATTTCCTTTGACTACTCCTGAGATATAGTGTGGATATCTTACTTTTGAAGATTGAAGCATATATGTTTACATATCCGAAAGTATTTGCTTAGACTTGTAATATGAAAGTTGGATTGAAAATATTTCTTAATGGTACTTTTAAAAAAGTGAATGCACGTGTGCTTGAATTAAAAGGACTACGAAGATATATGGATGTTCAGTTTGTCCATTTCAAGAAGATTAATCCTTACTAAACTAGATTCTTGAGTATTTGAAATATATATTATACTAATATGAAAATCCAGTCTTttagatattttttttatttatgcgtAAGTTTGGTTTTAcgttagttttttttaatttaattaaggaTTGAACTAAAATAAATGTTGGTGGTTTTAGTGTTATCAAGCTACTTAGGGCTAGTTTGTGAGAGCTTTTGCATCTCATTATTGACTTTTTTAAAAAGCCAAGAATTCATGGGTTTTTTAAAAAAAGTCAGTTTTTTCCTAAGAAGTTATTAGTGTTTACCAAACACTTTTTAAATTTGGACAGAATTTTGTATATACCATTGCTAAACATTTAAATATCATATTGGCCCGACCTAaactttaaatatcatatttttccttcttaatattttttaatattatatataccaaaatctattttttttataattattatttatttataatctttttttttatcattttaaaatcattaaaactaaaaAACATTTTAAATGGACAATTTTGCCCTTGTTCTAAATTCCAATACAATAGATCACGTGAATATCTAATCTCAATCTTCAGCCAAATCAACATTAGGTGTTGTTAgttggtggtgatggtgggtTGGCTTTATTTCATGTTTTTCCAGcgaaggtggtggtggtagtgccAACAGTGGAACAACATTGCAGGTGTGTATACCTCTGTATGTAATCTCAAATATTGTTGGGTCTTTATCTATTTTTTGCACTTGTTTTGTGGTCAAACATTTGTGAACCTTTCTGTATAAGCATTTATAATAACTTCTgcactttttagtaaaacttatgtaacagcccaaaaaccaggataaaatttttcattttaaataaacacaAGAGTTACAATCGTtacattgttccaaaaccatccaataataataatgtcaaatCATCAGAGTATAATGTCAAAATACGAAAAAATAGTGAGGAGTAAATGTTGAGCCATCAaatcgggcccttccctttagcaccagaagtacctgaaaccacaaatataaactgtaagcaaaggcttagtgagtttcccaatcaTATCACATACTTAAAACATATAAGTGTCATGGACTCCCCCCTTGGTCTTTTTCACGCAATGCTGAGGGCCAAATACTAGTCTTACATATGAGTGTCATAggttacccccatggtctttccttgcgaTGTTGAGGGCCAAATCTCGGTCTTCGATACAATTATCACAAGTGTTATgtgctacccccatggtcttcgaTACAATTATCACAAGAGTCAACAAACTTCTATTTAATAagaaatgggtcggcattggtgccttcgacccataaacCTGGTGAGAAAACACACCTCAACTGATGAAATCCCAAACAAATGCTTGGGCTGCTAGGATGGATAAATTCCCGTGCTAACTAAATAATAATGTCC
This window encodes:
- the LOC111890251 gene encoding beta-carotene isomerase D27, chloroplastic isoform X1, producing METIIFPTSPRIGFLLANQPTTRCFQPKHKRFAVVSVLTPSTSTNNLKTEATSSYNINKDTITSKTVYKDTWFDQVAIDYLSKAVQDTTGMKNEKSGYESLVIAAGAVFKNFDPIQQRQLVVKALQSAIPRPISFLIKTMLPPSKFSREYFATFTTIFFPWLVGPCEVIESEFEGRIERNVVHVKKCRFLESTNCAGMCTNLCKIPSQEFIKSSFGVPFNMVPNYEDMSCDMIFGQNPPTLQDDPAFKQPCYKLCNVKHKHDTSCVAKPLEYIDQYRD
- the LOC111890251 gene encoding beta-carotene isomerase D27, chloroplastic isoform X2, translated to MKNEKSGYESLVIAAGAVFKNFDPIQQRQLVVKALQSAIPRPISFLIKTMLPPSKFSREYFATFTTIFFPWLVGPCEVIESEFEGRIERNVVHVKKCRFLESTNCAGMCTNLCKIPSQEFIKSSFGVPFNMVPNYEDMSCDMIFGQNPPTLQDDPAFKQPCYKLCNVKHKHDTSCVAKPLEYIDQYRD